From Agromyces sp. SYSU T00194, a single genomic window includes:
- a CDS encoding Txe/YoeB family addiction module toxin, translating into MTARKLAWTADGWDDYLYWQTQDRKTLKRINLLIEDILRDDPFEGVGKPEPLKHALAGAWSRRIDEANRLVYTVTEQYVIILQARYHY; encoded by the coding sequence GTGACGGCGCGGAAGCTCGCCTGGACCGCCGACGGCTGGGACGACTACCTCTACTGGCAGACGCAGGACCGCAAGACGCTCAAGCGCATCAACCTGCTCATCGAGGACATACTGCGGGATGACCCGTTCGAGGGCGTCGGCAAGCCCGAACCGCTCAAGCACGCGCTGGCCGGCGCCTGGTCGCGGCGCATCGACGAAGCGAACCGCCTCGTCTACACGGTCACCGAACAGTACGTGATCATCCTGCAGGCCCGCTACCACTACTGA
- a CDS encoding MaoC family dehydratase, translating into MSATFDSPAALVEAVAAGPVALGPGEWFTIDQARIDEFARATEDHQWIHVDVERAKAGPFGAPIAHGFLTLSLLSALASPLLDVRGVAMGVNYGFDRVRFLAPVTVGSRVRVVGQVTDATPGRSGVRVTQDLTVEIEESETPALAAQWLTLVVPRP; encoded by the coding sequence GTGAGCGCGACGTTCGACTCCCCCGCCGCGCTCGTCGAGGCCGTCGCCGCCGGCCCGGTCGCGCTCGGCCCGGGCGAGTGGTTCACCATCGACCAGGCCCGCATCGACGAGTTCGCCCGCGCGACCGAGGACCACCAGTGGATCCACGTCGACGTAGAGCGCGCGAAGGCCGGCCCGTTCGGCGCGCCGATCGCGCACGGCTTCCTCACCCTGTCGCTGCTGTCGGCGCTCGCCTCGCCGCTGCTCGACGTGCGTGGCGTCGCGATGGGCGTGAACTACGGCTTCGACCGGGTGCGGTTCCTCGCACCTGTGACGGTCGGCTCGCGCGTGCGGGTCGTGGGGCAGGTGACGGATGCCACGCCGGGGCGCTCCGGGGTCCGCGTGACGCAGGACCTCACCGTCGAGATCGAGGAGTCGGAGACGCCCGCGCTGGCGGCGCAGTGGCTGACGCTCGTCGTGCCGCGCCCTTGA
- a CDS encoding SDR family oxidoreductase, whose amino-acid sequence MTERIAIVTGAARGIGAAVARRLAADGNAVAVIDLQEDATAATVDAITAEGGRAIGIGADVSDSDAVASAVARVADELGAPTILVNNAGILRDNLLFKMTDDDWDLVMQVHLRGAFLMSRAVQAHQVQAGWGRIVNLSSTSALGNRGQANYAAAKAGMQGFTKTLAIELGRYGVTANAIAPGFIQTDMTRATAERIGVPFDEFVAATVQQIPVQRAGVPDDIAAAASYFCSEEAGFCSGQVLYVAGGPTS is encoded by the coding sequence ATGACCGAACGCATCGCCATCGTCACCGGTGCCGCCCGCGGCATCGGCGCCGCCGTCGCCCGCCGACTCGCCGCAGACGGCAACGCCGTCGCCGTGATCGACCTGCAGGAGGACGCGACCGCAGCGACGGTCGACGCCATCACCGCCGAGGGCGGCCGCGCGATCGGCATCGGCGCCGACGTGTCCGACTCCGACGCCGTGGCATCCGCCGTCGCCCGCGTCGCCGACGAGCTCGGCGCGCCCACGATCCTGGTCAACAACGCGGGCATCCTGCGCGACAACCTGCTCTTCAAGATGACCGACGACGACTGGGACCTCGTGATGCAGGTGCACCTGCGCGGCGCGTTCCTGATGAGCCGGGCGGTGCAGGCGCACCAGGTGCAGGCCGGCTGGGGCCGCATCGTGAACCTGTCGAGCACGTCGGCGCTCGGCAACCGCGGGCAGGCGAACTACGCGGCCGCGAAGGCCGGCATGCAGGGCTTCACGAAGACGCTCGCGATCGAGCTGGGCCGCTACGGCGTGACCGCGAACGCCATCGCGCCGGGGTTCATCCAGACCGACATGACCCGCGCGACCGCCGAGCGCATCGGGGTGCCGTTCGACGAGTTCGTCGCCGCGACCGTGCAGCAGATCCCGGTGCAACGTGCCGGCGTGCCCGACGACATCGCCGCCGCGGCGTCGTACTTCTGCTCCGAGGAGGCCGGGTTCTGCTCGGGCCAGGTGCTCTACGTGGCGGGCGGGCCGACCTCGTGA
- a CDS encoding acyl-CoA dehydrogenase family protein produces MTDQMTTLTETPLLAADFYGFQSTLTPEEQASLGRIRAFLEEELKPIADDYWDRAETAVHLIPRFAELGIFGAAWPETRQFENSDLYRAWIALEIARVDPSTCTFVGVHNGLGMTSIAVGGSEEQKAEWMGPMARGEIIGAFGLTEPGHGSDTARGLETTATRSGDEWVLNGAKRWIGNATFADMVIIWARDTADDQVKGFIVRTPAIGFSATKIERKQSLRGVQNADIVLEDVVVPERDRLQRIDSFRDLAVVLRLTRAGVAWQAIGVAVGAYEAALAYAKERVQFGKPIASYQLTQEKLATALSNITASIAMCVRLAEMEGQGEQYDEHSAMAKAFTTKLMRETVALCREIAGGNGIQLDHGLARFFADAEAVYTFEGTYDMNQLIVGRAITGIAAFR; encoded by the coding sequence ATGACCGACCAGATGACCACGCTGACCGAGACCCCGCTGCTCGCCGCGGACTTCTACGGGTTCCAGTCGACGCTCACCCCCGAGGAGCAGGCGTCGCTCGGGCGCATCCGCGCCTTCCTCGAGGAGGAGCTGAAGCCCATCGCCGACGACTACTGGGATCGCGCCGAGACCGCCGTGCACTTGATTCCGCGGTTCGCCGAGCTCGGCATCTTCGGCGCAGCGTGGCCCGAGACCCGCCAGTTCGAGAACAGCGACCTCTACCGGGCCTGGATCGCGCTCGAGATCGCTCGCGTCGACCCGTCGACCTGCACCTTCGTGGGCGTGCACAACGGGCTCGGCATGACCTCGATCGCCGTCGGCGGCTCGGAAGAGCAGAAGGCCGAGTGGATGGGGCCGATGGCGCGCGGCGAGATCATCGGCGCGTTCGGGCTCACCGAGCCCGGCCACGGCTCCGACACCGCGCGCGGGCTCGAGACCACCGCCACCCGGAGCGGCGACGAGTGGGTGCTGAACGGCGCCAAGCGCTGGATCGGCAACGCCACCTTCGCCGACATGGTCATCATCTGGGCGCGCGACACCGCCGACGACCAGGTCAAGGGCTTCATCGTGCGCACGCCCGCCATCGGGTTCAGTGCGACCAAGATCGAGCGCAAGCAGTCGCTGCGCGGCGTGCAGAACGCCGACATCGTGCTCGAAGACGTCGTCGTGCCCGAGCGCGACCGCCTCCAGCGCATCGACTCCTTCCGCGACCTCGCCGTCGTGCTGCGGCTCACCCGCGCCGGCGTCGCCTGGCAGGCCATCGGCGTCGCCGTCGGCGCCTACGAGGCGGCGCTCGCCTACGCCAAGGAGCGCGTGCAGTTCGGCAAGCCGATCGCGTCGTACCAGCTCACCCAGGAGAAGCTCGCCACGGCGCTGTCGAACATCACCGCGTCGATCGCCATGTGCGTGCGCCTCGCCGAGATGGAGGGGCAGGGCGAGCAGTACGACGAGCACTCCGCCATGGCCAAGGCGTTCACGACCAAGCTCATGCGCGAGACCGTCGCGCTCTGCCGTGAGATCGCCGGCGGCAACGGCATCCAGCTCGACCACGGGCTCGCGCGGTTCTTCGCCGACGCCGAGGCCGTCTACACGTTCGAGGGCACGTACGACATGAACCAGCTCATCGTCGGACGCGCCATCACGGGCATCGCGGCGTTCCGCTGA
- a CDS encoding phosphotransferase family protein encodes MDEALAPTAERGIAPAGVDALRLEAWLAVHHPELLTDAPAGPLTATLLAGGRSNLTYRIDGGARPLVLRRPPLGHVLRTAHDMGREFRIISALAGTDVPVPGAVAYVDDEEGAAGVGTEFYLMELVEGRPLRTADDNAGFDPATLHGLSLRLVECLAALHALDPAEVGLADFGRPDGYLERQVRRWGQQYDGSRSRDLPELDLLLERIRADIPQTEHVSLLHGDFRLDNALVAGDGTGHAHVAAILDWEMATIGDSLADLGLLGLYWTLGEVGFGAGDLGISAVDPAAGYPEFDELAARYAELRGIRLPSLSWYLAFAALKLAIILEGIHYRYRAGETLGEGFDGIGALVAPLARHGLAVLDGEVR; translated from the coding sequence GTGGACGAAGCACTGGCGCCCACCGCCGAGCGCGGCATCGCACCGGCGGGCGTGGATGCGCTGCGACTCGAGGCGTGGCTCGCCGTGCACCACCCGGAACTGCTCACCGACGCACCCGCCGGTCCCCTGACCGCCACGCTCCTCGCCGGCGGCCGGTCGAACCTCACCTACCGCATCGACGGCGGCGCGCGCCCCCTGGTGCTGCGCCGACCGCCGCTCGGGCACGTGCTGCGCACGGCGCACGACATGGGCCGCGAGTTCCGCATCATCTCAGCGCTGGCCGGCACCGATGTGCCCGTGCCCGGCGCGGTCGCCTACGTCGACGACGAGGAGGGCGCGGCCGGCGTCGGCACCGAGTTCTACCTGATGGAACTCGTCGAGGGCCGCCCCCTCCGCACCGCCGACGACAACGCCGGTTTCGACCCCGCGACGCTGCACGGCCTCAGCCTGCGACTCGTCGAGTGCCTCGCCGCGCTGCACGCGCTCGATCCCGCCGAGGTCGGCCTCGCCGACTTCGGCCGCCCCGACGGCTACCTCGAGCGCCAGGTGCGGCGCTGGGGCCAGCAGTACGACGGCTCGCGCAGCCGCGACCTGCCCGAGCTCGACCTGCTGCTCGAGCGCATCCGCGCCGACATCCCGCAGACCGAGCACGTGTCGCTGCTGCACGGCGACTTCCGGCTCGACAACGCGCTCGTCGCCGGCGACGGCACAGGTCACGCGCACGTCGCCGCCATTCTCGACTGGGAGATGGCGACGATCGGCGACTCGCTCGCCGACCTCGGCCTGCTGGGGCTCTACTGGACCCTCGGCGAGGTGGGGTTCGGCGCCGGCGACCTCGGCATCAGCGCGGTCGATCCGGCCGCGGGCTACCCGGAGTTCGACGAGCTCGCGGCGCGGTACGCCGAACTCAGGGGCATCCGCCTGCCATCGCTGTCGTGGTACCTCGCGTTCGCGGCGCTGAAGCTCGCGATCATCCTGGAGGGCATCCACTACCGCTACCGGGCGGGCGAGACGCTCGGCGAAGGGTTCGACGGCATCGGCGCGCTGGTCGCGCCGCTCGCGCGCCACGGACTCGCCGTGCTCGACGGGGAGGTGCGCTGA
- a CDS encoding prevent-host-death protein — translation MQTAPPPESFQSSDLSRHSSKVFAAAVEHPIRVTRRDGESLVLMSQRESDARESLLQLAAQIIGAAIDDEGTLAERMADRLPWMLALEPADQATCADDLVRAARASFATNQAHLAVAELTAWRETALAVAGGLTSGPVDWEAAAEPVTRP, via the coding sequence ATGCAGACCGCGCCCCCGCCGGAGTCGTTCCAGTCGTCAGATCTGAGCCGCCACTCGAGCAAGGTGTTCGCGGCAGCCGTCGAGCACCCCATTCGGGTGACCAGGCGTGACGGCGAGTCCCTGGTGCTGATGTCACAGCGCGAATCCGACGCGCGCGAGTCGCTGCTCCAACTCGCTGCGCAGATCATCGGGGCCGCGATCGACGACGAGGGAACCCTCGCGGAACGCATGGCCGACCGCCTGCCGTGGATGCTCGCGCTCGAGCCCGCCGATCAGGCGACCTGCGCAGACGACCTCGTTCGCGCCGCGCGCGCCTCGTTCGCTACGAACCAGGCCCATCTCGCGGTCGCCGAGCTGACGGCATGGCGCGAGACCGCACTCGCCGTGGCGGGCGGACTCACGAGCGGCCCGGTCGACTGGGAAGCCGCAGCAGAACCCGTCACCCGGCCGTAG
- a CDS encoding AAA family ATPase, with amino-acid sequence MLIVLRGNSGSGKSTVARLLQAELEGPTANLGQDHFRREVYRESDHDDMAHAELLELAAVHCLRRGDHVILEGILSTHRYGEMIERIAAHATDARFFAFDLDFDETARRHATRPLADEFSVDEMREWYHGWQPLDFVEEQRIGPDESPEHIVARILGRA; translated from the coding sequence GTGCTGATCGTGCTGCGCGGCAATTCAGGGTCGGGGAAGAGCACCGTCGCGCGCCTGCTGCAGGCCGAACTCGAGGGGCCGACCGCGAACCTCGGGCAGGACCACTTCCGCCGCGAGGTCTACCGCGAGTCGGACCACGACGACATGGCGCACGCCGAGCTGCTCGAGCTCGCCGCCGTGCACTGCCTCCGCCGCGGCGACCACGTGATCCTCGAGGGTATCCTGAGCACGCACCGCTACGGCGAGATGATCGAGCGCATCGCGGCGCATGCCACGGATGCCCGCTTCTTCGCGTTCGACCTCGACTTCGACGAGACCGCGCGACGGCACGCGACACGTCCGCTGGCCGATGAGTTCAGTGTCGACGAGATGCGCGAGTGGTACCACGGCTGGCAGCCGCTCGACTTCGTCGAGGAGCAGCGCATCGGCCCCGACGAGTCGCCCGAGCACATCGTCGCGCGCATCCTCGGCCGCGCCTGA
- a CDS encoding type II toxin-antitoxin system Phd/YefM family antitoxin — translation MAITTSEARRDLFGLIERVNLDHTEVEITSKRGSAVLMSKAEYDSLLETTYLLRSPENARRLIRAMEQARDGEVAEHGLQEQ, via the coding sequence ATGGCCATCACCACGAGCGAGGCGCGCCGCGATCTCTTCGGTCTGATCGAGCGCGTGAACCTCGATCACACCGAGGTCGAGATCACGTCGAAGCGCGGTTCCGCGGTGCTCATGTCCAAGGCGGAATACGACTCCCTGCTCGAGACCACCTACCTGCTCCGCTCCCCGGAGAACGCCCGACGCCTCATCCGGGCGATGGAGCAGGCGCGCGATGGCGAGGTCGCCGAGCACGGACTGCAGGAGCAGTGA
- a CDS encoding acyl-CoA thioesterase: MPRRDDYGHLALFPTRWNDNDVYGHVNNVVYYAAMDSAVNAWMIARGLDIEQGEAIGLVVSSSCDYHASGAYPDVLEVGVRIGRLGTSSVTWETGIFRTSDAELLATGRFVHVFVDRESRRPTPVPAPLRAAMERELVVADRSA; this comes from the coding sequence ATGCCTCGCCGTGACGACTACGGCCACCTGGCGTTGTTCCCGACGAGGTGGAATGACAACGACGTCTACGGCCACGTGAACAACGTCGTCTACTACGCGGCGATGGACAGCGCCGTGAACGCCTGGATGATCGCGCGCGGGCTCGACATCGAGCAGGGCGAGGCGATCGGACTCGTCGTGAGTTCGTCGTGCGACTACCACGCGTCGGGCGCCTACCCCGACGTGCTCGAGGTCGGCGTGCGCATCGGACGCCTGGGCACGTCGAGCGTGACGTGGGAGACCGGCATCTTCCGGACATCCGACGCCGAGCTACTGGCGACCGGACGCTTCGTGCACGTGTTCGTCGACCGCGAGTCGCGCCGACCGACGCCGGTGCCGGCACCGCTGCGGGCGGCGATGGAGCGCGAGCTCGTCGTCGCCGACCGCTCCGCCTGA
- a CDS encoding alcohol dehydrogenase catalytic domain-containing protein codes for MQITAAVLEECGRARPFAASRPLTVQEVTLDDPGPTEVRVRIEAAGICHSDLSVVDGNRVRPTPMVLGHEASGIVEVAGADVDDLAPGDRVVLTFLPRCGACAGCRTDGRLPCERGSAANAAGTLLGGARRLHRPGTNGLQDVHHHLGASAFATHAVVDRASIVPVDADVPPDVAALLGCAVLTGGGGVLNAARPAAGEPVMVVGLGGVGMAALLVAVALGHPVIGVDALPDKLDAARDAGAVETYTPEELAARGIRSPAVIEAAGHPRAFETAFAATAPGGTTVTVGLPRPDATATLAPLTFTAEARTVVGSYLGSSVPSRDIPRYVDLWRAGRLPVERLVSGEVALADINEAMDALAGGHVLRQLIHP; via the coding sequence ATGCAGATCACGGCAGCCGTGCTCGAGGAGTGCGGGCGCGCCCGCCCGTTCGCGGCCAGCCGGCCGCTCACCGTGCAGGAGGTCACCCTCGACGACCCCGGCCCGACCGAGGTGCGCGTGCGCATCGAGGCCGCGGGCATCTGCCACTCCGACCTGTCCGTCGTCGACGGCAACCGCGTGCGGCCCACGCCGATGGTGCTCGGGCACGAGGCATCCGGCATCGTGGAGGTCGCGGGCGCCGACGTCGACGACCTCGCTCCCGGCGACCGCGTCGTGCTCACCTTCCTCCCCCGCTGCGGCGCGTGCGCGGGCTGCCGCACCGACGGGCGACTCCCCTGCGAGCGCGGCAGCGCCGCGAACGCGGCCGGCACGCTGCTCGGCGGGGCGCGTCGGCTGCACCGACCGGGCACGAACGGCCTGCAGGACGTGCACCATCACCTCGGGGCATCCGCCTTCGCCACCCACGCCGTGGTCGACCGCGCATCGATCGTGCCGGTCGACGCCGACGTGCCGCCCGACGTCGCGGCGCTGCTCGGCTGCGCGGTGCTCACCGGCGGCGGGGGCGTGCTCAACGCCGCGCGGCCCGCGGCCGGCGAGCCGGTCATGGTCGTGGGGCTCGGCGGGGTCGGCATGGCCGCGCTGCTCGTCGCGGTCGCGCTCGGGCACCCCGTGATCGGCGTCGACGCGCTGCCCGACAAGCTCGACGCCGCACGGGACGCCGGGGCGGTCGAGACGTACACGCCCGAGGAGCTTGCCGCCCGAGGCATCCGCTCGCCTGCCGTGATCGAGGCCGCCGGGCATCCGCGCGCCTTCGAGACCGCCTTCGCCGCCACCGCACCGGGCGGCACCACCGTCACCGTCGGCCTCCCCCGCCCCGACGCCACCGCGACCCTCGCGCCGCTCACGTTCACCGCCGAGGCGCGCACGGTCGTCGGCAGCTACCTCGGTTCGTCGGTGCCGTCGCGCGACATCCCCCGCTACGTCGACCTCTGGCGCGCCGGCCGCCTGCCCGTCGAGCGGCTCGTCTCGGGCGAGGTCGCGCTCGCCGACATCAACGAGGCCATGGACGCGCTCGCCGGCGGCCATGTGCTCCGGCAGCTCATCCACCCCTGA
- a CDS encoding QsdR family transcriptional regulator: MTTTDATGTRPAEPAADEASAPRLGLVAVRAVPTRLSDRLGMSGEPHADALRAFRAARHEFIAGSRIDMGALAADLGVDRTSLFRWVGNRDALLSEVLWSLAIPTLDRADHPELHGPARLVELLSAFVDALIDADYFRTFLTREPARALRLLTTADSEIQRRLRVVIETAIDEEAVRGTYTPPLPTADLAYLLARIAESFIYADLITGDEPDAAKARDAFALVLGR; encoded by the coding sequence ATGACGACGACGGATGCCACGGGCACACGACCCGCGGAACCGGCCGCCGACGAGGCATCCGCCCCTCGTCTCGGGCTCGTGGCCGTGCGCGCCGTGCCGACCCGACTCAGCGATCGCCTCGGCATGTCGGGCGAACCGCACGCCGACGCGCTGCGGGCGTTCCGCGCCGCGCGGCACGAGTTCATCGCCGGTTCGCGCATCGACATGGGCGCGCTCGCGGCCGACCTCGGCGTCGACCGCACGTCGCTGTTCCGATGGGTCGGCAACCGCGACGCGCTGCTCAGCGAGGTGCTCTGGTCGCTCGCGATCCCCACGCTCGACCGCGCCGACCACCCCGAGCTGCACGGCCCGGCGCGCCTCGTCGAACTGCTGAGCGCGTTCGTCGACGCGCTGATCGACGCCGACTACTTCCGCACCTTCCTCACCCGCGAGCCCGCCCGCGCGCTGCGGCTGCTGACGACCGCTGACAGCGAGATCCAGCGGCGCCTCCGCGTCGTGATCGAGACCGCGATCGACGAGGAGGCCGTGCGCGGCACGTACACCCCGCCGCTGCCGACGGCCGACCTCGCCTACCTGCTCGCGCGCATCGCCGAGTCGTTCATCTACGCCGACCTCATCACGGGCGACGAGCCCGACGCGGCCAAGGCGCGCGACGCGTTCGCGCTGGTGCTCGGGCGATGA
- a CDS encoding acetyl-CoA C-acetyltransferase, whose amino-acid sequence MTEAVIVSTARSPIGRARKGSLVSMRGDDMAVQMVAAALAKVPELDPREIDDLIMGCGQPGGEQGMNIGRVVAVLLGMDHLPGTTVNRYCSSSLQSTRMAFHAIKAGEGDVFISAGVEAVSRMGIGSSDWIPGASLENPVFGEAVARSARSAEGGTTWHDPREDDLLPDVYIAMGQTAENVAQLTGVSRQEQDEYAALSQNRAEQAIADGFYATDITPLTLPDGSVVSADDGPRPGVTVEALAGLQPVFRPDGTVTAGNACPLNDGAAALVVMSDAKAAQLGLTPLARIVSTGVTGLSPEIMGLGPVEASRQALGRAGLTIDDIDLVELNEAFAAQVIPSARELGISWDKLNVHGGAIAVGHPFGMTGARITSTLLNGLRARDAQFGLETMCVGGGQGMAMVVERLS is encoded by the coding sequence ATGACCGAAGCAGTGATCGTCTCGACCGCCCGCTCGCCCATCGGGCGCGCCCGCAAGGGGTCGCTCGTGAGCATGCGCGGCGACGACATGGCCGTGCAGATGGTCGCCGCCGCCCTCGCGAAGGTGCCCGAGCTTGACCCGCGCGAGATCGACGACCTCATCATGGGCTGCGGGCAGCCCGGCGGCGAGCAGGGCATGAACATCGGGCGCGTGGTCGCGGTGCTGCTCGGCATGGACCACCTGCCCGGCACGACCGTGAACCGGTACTGCTCGTCGAGCCTGCAGTCGACGCGCATGGCGTTCCACGCGATCAAGGCCGGCGAGGGCGACGTGTTCATCTCGGCGGGCGTCGAGGCCGTGAGCCGCATGGGCATCGGGTCGTCGGACTGGATTCCGGGCGCCTCGCTCGAGAACCCCGTGTTCGGGGAGGCCGTGGCGCGGTCGGCGCGGTCTGCCGAGGGCGGGACGACGTGGCACGACCCGCGCGAGGACGACCTGCTGCCCGACGTGTACATCGCGATGGGGCAGACCGCCGAGAACGTCGCGCAGCTCACCGGGGTCTCGCGCCAGGAGCAGGACGAGTACGCGGCGCTCAGCCAGAACCGGGCCGAGCAGGCGATCGCCGACGGGTTCTATGCGACGGACATCACGCCGCTGACGCTGCCCGACGGATCGGTCGTATCTGCCGATGACGGGCCGCGACCGGGCGTGACCGTCGAGGCGCTCGCCGGGCTGCAGCCGGTGTTCCGGCCCGATGGCACGGTCACGGCAGGCAATGCCTGCCCGCTGAACGACGGGGCCGCGGCGCTTGTGGTGATGAGCGATGCGAAGGCCGCCCAGTTGGGGCTGACCCCGCTCGCCCGCATCGTGTCGACCGGGGTGACCGGGCTCTCGCCCGAGATCATGGGGCTCGGGCCCGTGGAAGCGAGCCGGCAGGCGCTGGGGCGTGCCGGGCTGACCATCGACGACATCGACCTCGTCGAGCTGAACGAGGCGTTCGCGGCGCAGGTCATCCCGTCGGCGCGCGAGCTCGGCATCTCGTGGGACAAGCTCAACGTGCACGGCGGGGCGATCGCGGTGGGGCATCCGTTCGGCATGACCGGCGCGCGCATCACCTCGACGCTGCTCAACGGGCTGCGGGCGCGCGACGCGCAGTTCGGGCTCGAGACCATGTGCGTCGGCGGCGGCCAGGGCATGGCGATGGTGGTCGAGCGCCTGAGCTGA
- a CDS encoding acyl-CoA dehydrogenase family protein, with product MDFAPSARATDVADRTRAFLDEEVLPAEPALAEQLEATPGEWNFRPVVDDLRRAARERGLWNLFLPGTRDDGSAGLSNVDYAPVAELSGRSPKLAPVAMNCAAPDTGNMELLNDFGTAAQRDEWLAPLLDARIRSAFCMTEPEVASSDATNIATRIRRDGDEFVITGRKWWSTGAMNPDATLFIVMGKTDADAPRHRQQSMVLVPRDAPGVEVVRPLTVFGYDDRDHGGHAEVAFHDVRVPVANLLGGEGEGFAMAQARLGPGRIHHCMRLIGMGERAIELMRERAGSRVAFGRPLAEQGVVREWIARSRVELEAMRLLVLKTAWLMDTVGNRRAMTEIQSIKIAVPGTVQGILDRGIQLFGGGGVSGDHPLAEMYAAARTLRLADGPDEVHLNSLGRAQLREPA from the coding sequence ATGGACTTCGCACCCAGCGCCCGCGCGACCGACGTCGCCGATCGCACCCGCGCGTTCCTCGACGAGGAGGTGCTGCCCGCCGAGCCGGCGCTCGCGGAGCAGCTCGAGGCGACGCCTGGCGAGTGGAACTTCCGTCCGGTCGTCGACGACCTGCGGCGGGCCGCCCGCGAGCGCGGGCTCTGGAACCTGTTCCTGCCCGGCACCCGCGACGACGGCAGCGCAGGGCTGTCGAACGTCGACTACGCGCCCGTCGCCGAGCTCAGCGGACGCAGCCCGAAGCTCGCGCCGGTCGCGATGAACTGCGCGGCGCCCGACACGGGCAACATGGAGCTGCTCAACGACTTCGGCACGGCGGCGCAGCGCGACGAGTGGCTGGCCCCGCTGCTCGATGCGCGCATCCGCTCGGCCTTCTGCATGACCGAGCCCGAGGTCGCGTCGTCGGATGCGACGAACATCGCCACCCGCATCCGCCGCGACGGCGACGAGTTCGTGATCACCGGGCGCAAGTGGTGGTCGACCGGGGCGATGAACCCCGATGCGACGCTGTTCATCGTGATGGGCAAGACCGATGCGGATGCCCCGCGCCATCGCCAGCAGTCGATGGTGCTCGTGCCCCGTGACGCACCGGGCGTCGAGGTCGTGCGGCCGCTGACCGTGTTCGGCTACGACGACCGCGACCACGGCGGGCACGCGGAGGTCGCGTTTCACGACGTGCGCGTGCCGGTCGCGAACCTGCTCGGCGGTGAGGGCGAGGGCTTCGCGATGGCCCAGGCGCGGCTCGGGCCCGGCCGCATCCACCACTGCATGCGCCTGATCGGCATGGGCGAGCGCGCCATCGAGCTGATGCGCGAGCGCGCCGGGTCGCGGGTCGCGTTCGGCCGGCCGCTCGCCGAGCAGGGCGTCGTGCGCGAGTGGATCGCCCGCTCGCGGGTCGAGCTCGAGGCGATGCGCCTGCTCGTGCTGAAGACCGCGTGGCTCATGGACACCGTCGGCAACCGGCGGGCGATGACCGAGATCCAGTCGATCAAGATCGCCGTGCCCGGCACCGTGCAGGGCATCCTCGACCGCGGCATCCAGCTCTTCGGGGGCGGTGGAGTCTCGGGTGACCACCCGCTCGCCGAGATGTACGCTGCCGCCCGAACCCTGCGCCTCGCCGACGGCCCCGACGAGGTGCACCTGAACTCCCTGGGGCGCGCGCAGCTGCGCGAGCCCGCCTGA